The genomic window ATTTAAGCGAACCGGGAAGCGTGAAATGTTTTACCGATGAAAACCTGGCTCCCCTGGGAGGGGGGCGTGATTGAGTCGGGCGTCACTTACGCCCCCTTAGAAGTTGCCTAGCAAACCCTTTCCCAATCGTCCAAAGTCTGGCGACTTCGGCTACGGAGTTGCGGCTTTAGCGGACCGCGGGGCAGCCGGTCAGCTGTTTGACGGCAGCTGATAGATCGGCTTGCCGCATCAACGATTCGCCGACCAGGATGGCTTTCACACCGGCGGCGCCCAAGGCCAGCACGTCTTCGCGGCTGCGGATCCCGCTTTCGCCCACCAACAGCCGATCGCGGGGGATGGCTTCGCGCATCCGCACCGTGTGTTGCAGGTCGGTCTGGAAAGTCCGCAAGTCACGATTGTTGACGCCGATGATGCGGCAATCGGTGGCCAGCACATGCGGCAGATTTTCCGGTTCGTACAATTCGATCAAGGTCGCCATGCCCAGTTGGCGAGCCAATTGATGCAGCGCGATCAGACGCTCGGCTGTCAAACATTCGGCGATCAACAGGATCGCATCGGCGCCGGCCGCGCGGGCTTCATAGACCTGGTAGGGATCGACGATAAAGTCTTTGCGGAGCAGCGGCACCGAGACGGCGGCGCGGATTTCGCGGAGGTACTGCAGTTGGCCTTGGAAGAAAGGTTCGTCGGTCAACACGCTGATGCAAGCGGCCCCGGCGGCGGCGTATTGTTCGGCGATCCCGCGGGGCTGGAAGTCCTCACGGATCAGGCCCGCCGAGGGGCTGGCCTTTTTGACTTCGGCGATCAATTGCACGCTGTCGCCGGCATCCAGCGCGTCATAAAAGTCCAGCGGGTCGGCGGCCTGGGCGGCTTGACGTTGGACTTGTTCCAGCGGCGTGGCGGCGCGCGAGCGTTCGATCGTGAGCCACGTTTGGGCAACGATTTTGTCCAGCACGTTTGACACGGTAAGTCCTCTCTCGATCCATTGGTAGCCGAAGTCGCCAGACTTTGGTGACGTTGGCCAACCCGGTCCAATCTCTGGCGAGATCGGCTACCCGAAGACGGCAGCTATCGGCGCAGCTTAGTGGCGGAAGTGTCGGCGGCCGGTCATCACCATGGGGATGTTGTGACGATCGCAGGTTTCGATGACTTCCTGGTCGCGACGTGAGCCGCCCGGTTGGATGATGGCCACGATGCCGGCTTCGGCCGCCGCGTCGATCGAATCGGGAAACGGAAAAAAGGCATCGGAGGCCAACACGGCGCCTTCGGAGCGATCCCCAGCTTTTTCGATGGAGATGTCCACGCTATCGACGCGGCTCATCTGGCCGGCTCCGACGCCGATCAAGGCGGTGTCTTTGCCCAGCACGATGGCGTTGCTTTTGACGTGGCGGACCATTTCCCAAGCGAAGGAGATATCGTCCCACAATTCGTCATTGACCTGGGTTTCGGTGACGGTCTTCCACTGCAGCGACGCCGAGGGCAGGCGGTCGGCGTCTTGGACCAGCATCCCGCCAGCGATGAAGCGGCGTTCCAGCGGGGTTTCCGGTTCGTCCAAACGGCCGACCTGCATCAAGCGAACGTTTTCACGCCACTTGGGTTTGGTGGTCAGCAGCCCCACGGCGGCGGCTTCGAAGTCCGGTGCCACGATGGCTTCGATGAACAGTCCCGGCGCACATAAGGCTTCGGCGGTTTCCAGGTCGACCGTGCGGTTGAACCCCAGCACACTGCCGAAGGCGCTCAGCGGGTCGCCCTCGAGAGCTTTGCGGCACGCCCGTGCCAGGCGGTCGGCGGTCGCTGCACCGCAGGGGTTATTGTGTTTGATGACCGTTGCGGCGGGCTGTGAGAAGGAACGTACGATGCTCAAGGCCGAGTCCAGGTCCAGCAGGTTGTTGTACGACAATTCTTTGCCGTTCAACTGGCGGGCCGAGATCAAATTGGCGGTGCGGACGTGGGGTTCGGCATAGATGGCCGCTTTTTGGTGCGGGTTTTCGCCGTACCGCAACATCGCTTTGCGACGCAGATTGATGCTCATCGTAGACGGGAATTCGCCGCTGAGCGTTTCGCCGTCGTGGTAGTCGGCGATGGCGCGATCGTATTCGGCGGTGTGGCGGAAGGCTTCGCCGGCTAGTCGACGCCGTAGTTCCAGCGAGGTGCCACCACGGGTGTGTACCTGATCCAGGATCTCGCGGTACTGTTCGGGCGACGTGGCCACGACCACATCTTGTTGGTTCTTGGCCGCCGCACGCACCAGGCTGGGCCCGCCGATATCGATCTGTTCGATGGCTTCGCTGCGCGTCACCCCGGGGCGGGAAACGGTTTCCATAAACGGGTACAGATTGACGACCACCAAATCGATCGGTTCGATGTCGTGATCGTCGATGGCTTGCAAATGGTCTTCGCGGTCGCGACGGGCCAGGATGCCGCCGAAGACTTTGGGATGCAATGTCTTGACGCGGCCGTCGAGCATTTCCGGAAAACCGGTGTATTCGGCCACGTCTTCGACCGGAATATCGCACTCTTCCAGATACCGCCGAGTGCCTCCGGTGCTAAAAATGCGCACGCCTGCCCGGTGCAAGCCCTCGGCCAATACGGCCAACCCCAGCTTGTCGCTCACGCTGATCAGGGCATTTCGGATCGGGACGGCATCGGACACAGCGGTTCTTCCGGTTAAAGTGTTGTGCTCGGCGGAGCAGGAACTGAGGACTTCAGGACCCATTGGTGTAAGGATAACGGCCCGGTTGGTCAACGGGCCTGGCTTAGAAGCGGACGCGAAGTTGCAGGGTTTCGAAGCCGCCGAGCACGATTTTGACCGCATCTTGTT from Roseimaritima ulvae includes these protein-coding regions:
- the trpC gene encoding indole-3-glycerol phosphate synthase TrpC: MSNVLDKIVAQTWLTIERSRAATPLEQVQRQAAQAADPLDFYDALDAGDSVQLIAEVKKASPSAGLIREDFQPRGIAEQYAAAGAACISVLTDEPFFQGQLQYLREIRAAVSVPLLRKDFIVDPYQVYEARAAGADAILLIAECLTAERLIALHQLARQLGMATLIELYEPENLPHVLATDCRIIGVNNRDLRTFQTDLQHTVRMREAIPRDRLLVGESGIRSREDVLALGAAGVKAILVGESLMRQADLSAAVKQLTGCPAVR
- the purH gene encoding bifunctional phosphoribosylaminoimidazolecarboxamide formyltransferase/IMP cyclohydrolase; this encodes MSDAVPIRNALISVSDKLGLAVLAEGLHRAGVRIFSTGGTRRYLEECDIPVEDVAEYTGFPEMLDGRVKTLHPKVFGGILARRDREDHLQAIDDHDIEPIDLVVVNLYPFMETVSRPGVTRSEAIEQIDIGGPSLVRAAAKNQQDVVVATSPEQYREILDQVHTRGGTSLELRRRLAGEAFRHTAEYDRAIADYHDGETLSGEFPSTMSINLRRKAMLRYGENPHQKAAIYAEPHVRTANLISARQLNGKELSYNNLLDLDSALSIVRSFSQPAATVIKHNNPCGAATADRLARACRKALEGDPLSAFGSVLGFNRTVDLETAEALCAPGLFIEAIVAPDFEAAAVGLLTTKPKWRENVRLMQVGRLDEPETPLERRFIAGGMLVQDADRLPSASLQWKTVTETQVNDELWDDISFAWEMVRHVKSNAIVLGKDTALIGVGAGQMSRVDSVDISIEKAGDRSEGAVLASDAFFPFPDSIDAAAEAGIVAIIQPGGSRRDQEVIETCDRHNIPMVMTGRRHFRH